A portion of the Rhodopseudomonas sp. BAL398 genome contains these proteins:
- a CDS encoding head-tail connector protein produces MSAMLLNGPGAEPWTIAELKAYLRVTHDDDDTVIAALIAAARSQIEAMTRRALLTQSWRLVLDRWPPDGRIRCRIGPLRAVSAARLFDAAGNASAIDTGRFVIDAAADVIAAPALPAPGRAVAGIELDLELGYGAQPTEVPDLLRHAVRVLVAHWYENRGLAAIGSSVAMLPGSVNAMIASFRVLSL; encoded by the coding sequence ATGTCTGCCATGCTTCTGAACGGGCCCGGCGCCGAGCCGTGGACCATTGCCGAGCTGAAGGCCTATCTGCGGGTCACGCATGACGACGACGACACCGTGATCGCCGCTTTGATCGCGGCGGCGCGCAGCCAGATCGAGGCGATGACCCGCCGCGCGCTGCTGACGCAGAGCTGGCGGCTGGTGCTGGATCGCTGGCCTCCCGACGGCCGGATCCGCTGCCGGATCGGTCCGCTGCGCGCGGTCAGCGCGGCGCGGCTGTTCGACGCCGCCGGCAATGCCAGCGCGATCGACACCGGGCGCTTCGTGATCGACGCGGCCGCCGATGTCATCGCGGCGCCGGCGCTGCCGGCGCCCGGCCGCGCGGTGGCGGGGATCGAACTCGATCTCGAACTGGGCTATGGCGCGCAGCCGACCGAGGTGCCCGATCTGCTGCGCCATGCGGTTCGCGTGCTGGTGGCGCATTGGTACGAAAATCGCGGGTTGGCGGCGATCGGCTCCAGCGTGGCGATGCTGCCGGGCAGCGTCAACGCGATGATCGCGTCGTTTCGGGTGTTGTCGCTATGA
- a CDS encoding S1 family peptidase → MSCPHRILLPLIVALSAMPAAAMVGGAAPDAGGLGRSVVTIVGSRGNFCSGTVIAPALVLSAAHCVTPGADYKIVLYDAQRQPTLRDVARVAAHPDFHPQGIRAHRASADVALLQLAEPLPRSHPPAPLGVPDEPLAAGQSFRVAGIGVAQRGDGKSGGVVRAATLISISHPGRLQIRLVDPASQNRHPGLGACTGDSGAPVFQDQSGGSVVIGVVSWSTAAKNAAGCGGLTGVTPLTLYRDWIRRTAKAWGAAL, encoded by the coding sequence ATGTCCTGCCCGCACCGCATCCTGTTGCCGCTCATTGTCGCTCTGTCGGCGATGCCTGCCGCCGCGATGGTCGGCGGCGCCGCGCCCGACGCGGGCGGCCTCGGCCGCAGCGTGGTGACGATCGTCGGCTCGCGCGGCAATTTCTGTTCCGGCACGGTGATCGCGCCCGCTTTGGTGCTGAGCGCGGCGCATTGCGTGACGCCCGGCGCCGACTACAAGATCGTGCTGTATGACGCTCAGCGCCAGCCGACGCTGCGCGACGTGGCGCGGGTCGCCGCGCATCCCGACTTCCATCCCCAGGGCATCCGGGCGCATCGCGCCAGCGCCGATGTGGCGCTGCTGCAGCTCGCCGAGCCGCTGCCGCGATCGCATCCGCCGGCGCCGCTCGGCGTGCCGGACGAGCCGCTCGCCGCCGGGCAGAGTTTTCGCGTCGCCGGCATCGGCGTCGCCCAACGCGGCGACGGCAAGAGCGGCGGCGTGGTCCGCGCCGCAACGCTGATCTCGATCAGCCATCCCGGCCGGCTGCAGATCCGCCTGGTCGACCCGGCCAGCCAAAATCGCCACCCCGGGCTCGGCGCCTGCACCGGTGATTCCGGTGCGCCGGTGTTTCAAGACCAGTCCGGCGGCTCGGTGGTGATCGGCGTGGTGTCATGGTCGACCGCCGCCAAAAATGCCGCCGGCTGCGGCGGCCTCACCGGCGTCACCCCGCTGACGCTGTATCGCGACTGGATCCGGCGCACCGCCAAGGCCTGGGGCGCGGCGTTGTGA
- a CDS encoding Spy/CpxP family protein refolding chaperone yields MRKALILLATTALISTSTLAYARDRDRDRDDRPAQTTNQMINEAAARTARMKVELRLTTDQEKNWPAFESAMRDLNKNRIDRFMTLRGDGKDADDSDKTAAKSDDNKSSENTSVDNKSAETKTDDNKTDDKTTTGMASGKFDLLDRVNREADMRIARANDWKKLSNAAKPLYDSLDKDQKRRFAEILFHGAGERHHGRKYNSERRYDRNQDRDHDRDSYRDQWDY; encoded by the coding sequence ATGCGCAAAGCATTGATTCTGCTGGCGACCACCGCCCTGATCAGCACCAGCACGCTGGCCTATGCCCGCGATCGCGACCGCGATCGTGACGATCGCCCCGCGCAGACCACCAACCAGATGATCAACGAGGCCGCCGCGCGCACCGCGCGGATGAAGGTCGAGCTGCGTCTGACCACCGACCAGGAAAAGAACTGGCCGGCTTTCGAGTCCGCGATGCGCGACCTCAACAAGAATCGCATCGATCGCTTCATGACCTTGCGCGGCGACGGCAAGGATGCCGACGACAGCGACAAGACCGCCGCCAAATCCGACGATAACAAGTCCAGCGAGAACACGTCCGTCGACAACAAATCCGCCGAGACCAAGACCGATGACAACAAGACCGACGACAAGACCACCACCGGCATGGCGTCCGGCAAGTTCGATCTGCTCGACCGCGTCAACCGCGAAGCCGACATGCGGATCGCCCGCGCCAATGACTGGAAGAAGCTGAGCAACGCCGCCAAGCCGCTTTACGACAGCCTCGACAAGGATCAGAAGCGCCGCTTTGCCGAGATCCTGTTTCATGGCGCCGGCGAACGTCATCACGGCCGCAAATACAACAGCGAGCGCCGCTACGATCGCAACCAGGACCGGGACCACGATCGTGACAGCTATCGCGATCAGTGGGACTATTGA
- a CDS encoding DUF2019 domain-containing protein, whose amino-acid sequence MRRRGLEDMTVADLVARFAEICLAQDDALLGGEIAKFNRLFGEMGGVATELKRRDGDQRRALMALYDHPNMQVRLKAAKHTLAVAPVEARQQLEAIASSRWYPQAGEAGMCLWNLDRGVFKPN is encoded by the coding sequence ATGCGCAGGCGCGGTCTCGAGGATATGACGGTTGCTGATCTCGTCGCACGGTTCGCCGAGATCTGCCTGGCACAAGACGATGCGTTGCTCGGGGGAGAAATAGCGAAATTCAACCGGCTGTTCGGCGAGATGGGCGGCGTTGCGACAGAGCTGAAGCGTCGCGACGGCGATCAGCGGCGGGCTTTGATGGCGCTGTATGATCATCCCAATATGCAGGTTCGGCTGAAGGCCGCGAAACACACATTGGCCGTCGCGCCGGTCGAAGCGCGCCAGCAACTCGAAGCGATCGCGTCGAGCCGATGGTATCCGCAGGCTGGTGAAGCCGGCATGTGCCTGTGGAATCTCGATCGCGGCGTGTTCAAGCCGAACTGA
- a CDS encoding DUF2019 domain-containing protein has protein sequence MIVQPRNQTASTQELVERFERIALAQDEAIWKDRTARYNRLYEQMDEIRNELRSREGDQRRALIPLLQSENMQVRLKAAITVLSVSPEAARQALESVRDDGYFPQAADARGMLAALDDGTFVLT, from the coding sequence ATGATCGTCCAGCCTCGAAATCAGACAGCCAGCACCCAGGAGTTGGTCGAGCGTTTCGAGAGGATTGCATTGGCGCAGGACGAAGCGATCTGGAAGGATCGGACCGCGCGATACAATCGGCTTTACGAGCAGATGGATGAAATCCGGAACGAATTGAGGTCGCGCGAGGGGGATCAACGGCGGGCGTTGATTCCGCTGCTGCAGTCGGAGAACATGCAGGTCCGACTGAAGGCCGCGATCACTGTGCTATCTGTATCGCCGGAGGCTGCCAGGCAGGCGCTGGAAAGCGTGCGCGACGATGGTTATTTTCCGCAAGCGGCTGACGCCAGGGGGATGCTGGCCGCGCTGGACGATGGTACATTTGTTCTGACATGA
- a CDS encoding DUF2019 domain-containing protein, whose amino-acid sequence MFAAIGVAQDDACLEGDTTKYNRLFRKMRAVAEELKQRPGDQRRALHRLYAFDNMQVRLMAAKTTLAIAPIDARILLREIADAKWLVQSLDAGMCLWNLERGVFVPN is encoded by the coding sequence CTGTTCGCTGCAATCGGTGTCGCCCAGGACGACGCCTGTCTGGAAGGCGATACAACCAAATACAACCGGCTGTTCAGGAAGATGCGGGCGGTCGCTGAGGAACTGAAACAGCGGCCCGGCGATCAGCGCCGCGCGCTGCATCGGCTCTATGCATTCGACAACATGCAAGTCCGGTTGATGGCAGCGAAGACGACACTTGCCATTGCGCCGATCGATGCTCGCATTCTGCTTCGCGAAATTGCCGATGCCAAATGGCTTGTGCAATCCCTCGACGCCGGCATGTGCCTGTGGAATCTCGAGCGCGGCGTATTTGTGCCGAATTGA
- a CDS encoding phage major capsid protein: MDYDINDTAPEHKAGFASVNAHDDLLRTHDEFKAANDERLNALERRQADVLLEEKVDRINGAIDARLRRIEEFALKQARPALEGRARIVADSAAREHKSAFDAYVRSGDVASLRALESKALSVGSNPDGGYLVPVELEHSISARLTAISPIRAIASVREISGSVYKKPFMTAGPATGWVGETDARTQTTSPTLDALSFPAMELYAMPAATATLLDDSAVNIDEWIASEVELTFAVQEGAAFVNGDGVNKPKGFLSYPTAANAAWSWGNLGYLATGAAGAFPADDPSDVLVDLIYALKAGYRQNGVFVMNRKTQAQIRKFKDASGSYLWQPPAQAGGRASLMTFPLIEAEDMPDVAANSLSVAFGDFRRGYLVVDRLGVRVLRDPYSSKPYVLFYTTKRVGGGVQDFDAIKLLKFAAS, translated from the coding sequence ATGGACTACGACATCAACGATACCGCGCCGGAGCACAAGGCCGGCTTTGCATCCGTGAACGCGCATGACGACCTGCTGCGCACCCATGACGAATTCAAAGCCGCCAATGACGAGCGACTCAATGCCCTGGAGCGCCGCCAGGCCGACGTGCTGCTGGAGGAGAAGGTCGATCGCATCAACGGCGCGATCGATGCGCGGTTGCGGCGGATCGAGGAATTCGCGCTGAAGCAGGCGCGGCCGGCGCTCGAGGGCCGGGCGCGGATCGTCGCGGATTCCGCCGCGCGCGAGCACAAGAGCGCGTTCGATGCCTATGTGCGTAGCGGCGACGTAGCGAGTCTGCGCGCGCTCGAGAGCAAGGCGCTGTCGGTCGGCTCCAACCCCGACGGCGGCTATCTGGTGCCGGTCGAACTCGAGCACAGCATCAGCGCGCGGCTGACGGCGATCTCGCCGATCCGCGCCATCGCCTCAGTGCGGGAGATTTCCGGCAGCGTCTACAAGAAGCCGTTCATGACCGCGGGCCCCGCCACCGGCTGGGTCGGCGAGACCGACGCGCGGACCCAGACCACATCGCCGACGCTCGACGCGTTGTCGTTTCCGGCGATGGAGCTCTACGCGATGCCGGCGGCGACCGCGACGCTGCTCGACGACTCGGCGGTGAATATCGACGAGTGGATCGCCTCGGAGGTCGAGCTCACCTTCGCGGTGCAGGAGGGCGCGGCCTTCGTCAATGGCGACGGCGTCAATAAGCCGAAGGGTTTTCTCAGCTATCCCACGGCCGCCAACGCGGCGTGGAGCTGGGGCAATCTCGGCTATCTCGCCACCGGCGCCGCCGGCGCCTTTCCGGCCGACGATCCGTCCGACGTGCTGGTCGACCTGATCTACGCGCTGAAGGCGGGCTACCGGCAGAACGGCGTGTTCGTGATGAACCGCAAGACCCAGGCCCAGATCCGCAAGTTCAAGGATGCCTCGGGCAGCTATCTGTGGCAGCCGCCCGCACAGGCCGGCGGCCGCGCCTCGCTGATGACGTTCCCGCTGATCGAGGCCGAGGACATGCCGGACGTCGCCGCCAATTCGCTCAGCGTTGCCTTCGGCGATTTCCGCCGCGGCTATCTGGTGGTCGACCGTCTCGGCGTCCGGGTGCTGCGCGACCCCTATTCGTCCAAGCCCTACGTGCTGTTCTACACCACCAAGCGGGTCGGCGGCGGGGTGCAGGATTTCGACGCGATCAAGCTGCTGAAATTCGCGGCGAGCTGA